One stretch of Paenibacillus sp. AN1007 DNA includes these proteins:
- the yjfF gene encoding galactofuranose ABC transporter, permease protein YjfF, giving the protein MYLNRKLLPVLVTFGLLAVMIAIGSFRYTGFFSTQVLFNLLIDNAFLIITAIGMTFVIVSGGIDLSVGSVIALTTIISASLVEKQGWSPAVVIPMVLVMGAVFGTLMGAIIHYFKIQPFIVTLAGMFLARGLCYVISTDTITITNSFYTNAAQAKIPLPGGSFLSINVVIAVIVLLLAIFLAHYTRFGRNVYAIGGSEQSAVLMGLPVARTKILVYTFSGFCSALAGVVFTFYMLSGYGLHAMGLELDTIAAVVIGGTLLTGGVGYVVGTFLGVLIQGVIQTIISFEGTLSSWWTKIVIGLMLFVFILFQRLLSERRVSAKSLH; this is encoded by the coding sequence ATGTATCTTAATCGAAAACTTCTCCCGGTCCTGGTCACCTTTGGCTTGCTGGCCGTCATGATTGCCATTGGCTCGTTCCGTTACACCGGTTTCTTCTCCACGCAAGTTCTGTTCAATCTGCTGATCGATAATGCCTTTCTGATCATTACGGCGATTGGCATGACCTTCGTAATTGTATCCGGAGGAATCGATCTGTCCGTTGGTTCGGTCATTGCGCTGACAACAATTATTAGTGCAAGCTTGGTTGAGAAGCAGGGCTGGTCGCCCGCCGTGGTCATTCCTATGGTGCTCGTTATGGGTGCGGTGTTTGGCACATTGATGGGAGCGATCATTCATTATTTTAAAATTCAACCTTTCATTGTCACACTGGCAGGAATGTTTCTGGCAAGGGGGCTGTGTTATGTTATCAGTACAGACACCATTACCATTACAAACTCGTTCTATACGAATGCTGCCCAGGCCAAAATCCCGCTGCCGGGCGGCAGCTTCCTTTCTATTAATGTGGTCATAGCTGTGATTGTACTGCTGCTCGCCATTTTCCTTGCTCACTATACTCGTTTCGGACGTAATGTATATGCGATTGGCGGTAGCGAGCAATCGGCTGTGCTGATGGGACTGCCGGTAGCCCGTACCAAAATCTTGGTATATACGTTCAGCGGTTTTTGTTCCGCGCTTGCAGGTGTTGTCTTTACATTTTATATGTTATCCGGTTACGGATTACATGCGATGGGTCTTGAACTGGATACGATTGCGGCGGTTGTCATTGGCGGTACACTGCTGACTGGCGGTGTCGGTTATGTGGTAGGCACGTTCCTCGGTGTATTGATCCAGGGCGTTATCCAAACTATAATTAGTTTCGAAGGCACGCTCAGCTCGTGGTGGACCAAGATTGTGATCGGTTTGATGCTGTTTGTCTTTATTTTATTTCAGCGCCTTCTGAGCGAGCGGCGTGTATCTGCCAAGTCGCTGCACTGA
- a CDS encoding sensor histidine kinase: MLKIVQWIASSLRLKLLSMFIILSSVPLIIVGLISYQKSYTVVSNHNKASTQLAADQLARNIDIMFEDTERLLELGKNPQVLQYLYSQSESYTEAKAILQTYNLYRETYKYDKVLNISFVNFYGKGLSERKGVFKLERNPLRNPYFQYLVQYPDAILRIPHAAPYAEHNRLDGFAYPKQNALSIISTVKERITHEVIGFIVIDMNDAFIDDFLRTTTIKDSGFFYINDQYGQTLFKPAADQASLAIINQINSFPLHAQQDSFNLSAGSKPQFVVYSTSKQTGWKIIGAAPFQEIIAEANSIRQLIIISVSLSAFFAISLYFFLNNRLIHPIQILMNKMRKAANGYLEVKVAPTGSDEIADLGQSFNIMLEKIKTLIDQSIKENEQVKIAELRTLQAQINPHFLYNTLESIIWMAEAEKKESVIQLVQALSRFFRLSLNKGFDWVSIQTELEHARNYLVIQQMRYHDILTYEIKVDLELQEYPILKMTLQPLIENAIYHGIKNKRGQGLVSIGGYADDTSIVLTVQDNGAGMTPERLAQLREELEQPAGSRSLLGNEQEGGFGLLNVHHRIRLYFGPSYGVEMDSTYMEGSTFKIRIPKSKEVRH, from the coding sequence ATGTTGAAAATTGTTCAATGGATTGCTTCAAGCCTCAGGCTTAAATTACTCAGCATGTTCATCATCCTCAGCTCTGTACCGCTAATCATCGTTGGATTGATATCTTACCAAAAGTCCTATACTGTCGTTTCAAATCATAACAAAGCCTCCACACAGCTGGCTGCGGATCAGCTTGCCAGAAACATTGACATCATGTTCGAAGATACCGAGCGGCTGCTGGAATTGGGTAAAAATCCACAAGTTCTTCAGTATTTGTACTCCCAATCCGAGTCATATACCGAAGCCAAAGCCATCCTGCAGACGTACAATCTCTACCGGGAAACCTACAAATATGACAAAGTGCTCAATATTTCATTTGTTAACTTCTATGGCAAAGGGCTCAGTGAACGAAAAGGAGTATTCAAGCTGGAGCGCAACCCGCTTCGAAATCCCTATTTTCAGTATCTGGTCCAGTACCCTGATGCCATTTTGCGGATACCTCATGCAGCACCCTATGCCGAGCACAACCGGTTGGATGGATTCGCATACCCTAAACAGAATGCGCTTTCAATTATATCTACGGTCAAAGAACGCATTACTCATGAAGTGATCGGCTTTATTGTGATTGATATGAATGATGCATTCATTGATGATTTTTTGAGAACAACGACTATCAAAGATTCGGGTTTCTTTTATATTAATGATCAATATGGACAAACACTTTTTAAACCAGCTGCTGACCAGGCTTCTCTGGCTATCATCAACCAGATCAACTCATTTCCTCTCCACGCACAGCAGGACAGCTTTAATCTGTCTGCAGGGTCCAAACCTCAGTTTGTCGTATACAGCACGTCCAAGCAGACCGGGTGGAAAATTATCGGGGCTGCGCCCTTTCAAGAGATTATTGCCGAGGCCAACAGCATTCGCCAGTTAATTATTATCAGTGTTTCATTAAGCGCATTCTTTGCTATTTCTTTGTACTTTTTCCTGAACAACCGGCTTATTCATCCGATTCAGATTCTGATGAATAAAATGCGAAAGGCGGCGAACGGTTACCTTGAGGTGAAGGTTGCTCCCACGGGATCGGACGAAATTGCGGACTTAGGGCAAAGTTTCAACATCATGCTGGAGAAAATTAAAACGCTGATTGACCAAAGCATCAAGGAAAATGAACAAGTCAAAATAGCTGAACTGCGAACGCTGCAGGCTCAGATTAATCCGCATTTTCTATACAATACGCTGGAGTCGATTATCTGGATGGCCGAAGCCGAAAAAAAAGAAAGTGTGATCCAACTGGTTCAAGCTCTCTCCAGGTTCTTTCGTTTGAGTCTAAACAAAGGCTTTGACTGGGTATCCATCCAGACCGAGCTGGAGCATGCCCGAAATTATCTGGTTATTCAGCAGATGAGATATCACGACATTTTAACATACGAAATCAAAGTAGATCTTGAACTTCAGGAGTATCCGATTCTGAAAATGACGCTGCAGCCCCTGATTGAAAACGCCATCTACCATGGCATTAAGAACAAACGTGGTCAAGGGCTTGTGTCTATAGGAGGTTACGCTGACGATACGAGCATCGTGCTTACCGTTCAGGACAACGGCGCCGGCATGACCCCTGAACGATTGGCCCAATTGAGAGAAGAACTGGAACAGCCTGCAGGCTCTCGTTCGCTTCTGGGAAATGAACAGGAAGGCGGATTCGGTCTGCTCAATGTGCATCACCGGATTCGACTCTATTTTGGCCCGTCCTACGGTGTTGAGATGGACAGCACCTATATGGAAGGCAGTACATTTAAGATTCGCATTCCAAAAAGCAAGGAGGTTCGGCATTGA
- a CDS encoding ABC transporter substrate-binding protein, with protein sequence MKNIVSWLCVLLLLCIAGCTAYEPEPKPLPVPSNVDALPSVEEWMQSREYSAPSRESIILGFSQLGTESAWRMANTTSIQDAAKESGITLILKNAEQSQKKQFEAVRSFIKQKVDVIAIAPVVESGWNDILQEAKQAGIPVIIVDRSVDVKDTSLFVTTIGSNFYEEGVKAGKYIQDRLRNVPGTIRIAELQGTSGSTPSIQRGEGFRSVLGSKGNILFSQSAPADFTEDKGRQVMNGFLQVPEKERPQVLFAHNDEMAFGAIRAIQEAGLKPGEDIVIVSVDGSRKALGILANGQINAVVECNPLLGPQLMQATKEIIAGRTLPKRMVPREDIFTKESAKREMNNRKF encoded by the coding sequence ATGAAGAATATTGTGAGCTGGTTGTGTGTGCTGCTTCTATTGTGTATTGCGGGCTGCACTGCATACGAGCCTGAGCCAAAGCCCCTTCCTGTTCCATCCAACGTTGATGCGCTGCCATCCGTCGAGGAGTGGATGCAGTCGCGGGAGTACAGTGCACCTTCAAGAGAGTCGATTATACTGGGTTTTTCACAGCTGGGTACAGAGAGTGCCTGGCGCATGGCCAATACAACTTCTATTCAGGATGCCGCTAAGGAATCCGGGATTACACTAATTTTGAAAAATGCAGAACAGTCTCAGAAGAAACAATTCGAGGCTGTTCGTTCTTTTATTAAGCAAAAGGTGGATGTTATTGCTATTGCACCGGTCGTGGAATCCGGCTGGAATGATATTCTTCAGGAGGCAAAGCAGGCGGGAATTCCGGTAATTATCGTCGACCGGTCTGTAGATGTTAAGGATACCTCTCTATTTGTAACCACGATTGGTTCGAACTTCTATGAAGAAGGTGTAAAGGCCGGGAAATATATTCAAGACCGATTGCGAAATGTGCCGGGAACGATTCGCATTGCAGAACTGCAGGGTACAAGTGGATCAACTCCGTCGATCCAGCGTGGAGAGGGTTTTAGAAGTGTATTGGGTTCCAAAGGAAATATTTTGTTTTCACAAAGTGCTCCTGCTGATTTTACAGAGGACAAGGGCAGGCAGGTTATGAACGGTTTTCTTCAAGTGCCGGAAAAGGAAAGGCCGCAGGTTCTTTTTGCTCATAATGATGAAATGGCCTTCGGTGCGATTCGTGCGATCCAGGAGGCTGGATTGAAACCCGGAGAGGACATTGTCATTGTTTCGGTAGACGGCTCGCGAAAAGCGCTGGGCATTCTGGCGAATGGACAGATTAACGCAGTGGTGGAATGCAACCCTCTGCTGGGGCCGCAGCTTATGCAGGCGACCAAGGAGATCATTGCCGGACGCACGCTGCCCAAACGTATGGTGCCCCGGGAGGATATATTTACTAAAGAAAGTGCCAAACGTGAGATGAATAATCGAAAATTTTAA
- a CDS encoding AAA family ATPase, with product MIIMINGAFGSGKTSAAAALQPKIENSMIYDPEEIGYMLRKLLPEEHRQEEECTDDFQDIELWRVLTVKTAREIKQKYNKHLIIPMTIYKNVNFDYIYNGLKEIDHDLHHFCLTASLDTIYERLAKRGDPFGGWQYQQAPKCVEAFKADQFETRIATDHLDTGGVVDLILQKVKG from the coding sequence ATGATCATCATGATCAATGGCGCATTTGGTTCCGGTAAAACTTCAGCTGCAGCGGCACTGCAACCAAAAATCGAAAACAGCATGATCTATGATCCGGAAGAGATTGGTTATATGCTGAGAAAGCTTCTTCCAGAGGAACATCGACAGGAGGAAGAGTGTACAGACGATTTTCAAGATATCGAACTGTGGAGAGTTTTGACAGTGAAGACGGCCAGAGAGATTAAGCAGAAATATAATAAACATCTCATTATCCCCATGACGATCTATAAAAATGTAAACTTTGATTACATCTATAATGGGCTGAAAGAAATCGACCATGACCTGCATCATTTTTGTCTGACGGCGTCTTTGGATACAATCTACGAGCGCTTGGCTAAACGGGGAGATCCATTCGGCGGCTGGCAGTATCAGCAGGCCCCCAAGTGTGTTGAGGCATTCAAAGCGGATCAGTTTGAAACTCGCATTGCCACGGATCATCTGGATACGGGTGGAGTGGTAGATCTGATTTTGCAGAAAGTCAAAGGCTGA
- a CDS encoding substrate-binding domain-containing protein — translation MNKVKQTCLFMLVMLLPLTITSCSMAASGSVDLHSRTKEINLHAASPAERPAENKTFGMIYPMTHRAYEMITMDAAQSAEKHQITLAVNAPDEASTEQQIRILENMIKQRVDGIAISPVDAAALTPAINKAREAGIPVVTFESDAPSSKRTAYIGADNYRTGQQFAMTTTRLLHDEGMILVESGLEEMQGLQQRLNGFVDYIRSETDIEILEVKYNQGSEDRAVNDIESMIDAHPHFNAVVGLDFISVSASALVWKAKGLNRHLIAFGDSPISEKGLLNGQLSAVISQNERVWGTEIIEALLRAAEGIQIEEFTDTGITEITEANQNQ, via the coding sequence ATGAATAAAGTCAAACAGACCTGCTTGTTCATGCTTGTGATGCTGCTTCCATTAACCATAACTTCTTGTTCAATGGCAGCTTCCGGTTCAGTTGATCTGCATTCCAGGACCAAAGAGATTAATCTTCATGCGGCTTCTCCCGCTGAAAGGCCTGCAGAAAACAAAACATTTGGAATGATCTACCCGATGACACATAGGGCTTACGAGATGATCACGATGGATGCTGCGCAGTCTGCTGAGAAACATCAGATCACGCTGGCCGTGAATGCCCCCGATGAAGCGAGTACGGAGCAGCAGATTCGCATTTTGGAGAACATGATCAAGCAGCGGGTTGACGGCATCGCCATTTCACCTGTAGATGCCGCCGCGCTCACTCCTGCAATTAACAAAGCCAGAGAAGCCGGTATTCCTGTTGTCACGTTTGAATCCGATGCGCCTTCCAGCAAGCGGACTGCCTATATCGGAGCAGACAACTATCGTACAGGGCAGCAGTTCGCGATGACCACAACAAGACTGCTCCATGATGAAGGCATGATTCTGGTCGAAAGCGGTCTGGAAGAGATGCAGGGTCTGCAGCAGCGGCTGAACGGATTCGTTGATTATATTCGCAGTGAAACCGACATTGAAATTTTGGAGGTCAAGTACAATCAGGGCAGCGAAGATCGAGCCGTGAATGATATCGAATCCATGATTGACGCCCACCCCCATTTTAATGCCGTCGTTGGGCTGGATTTTATATCCGTCTCAGCCTCTGCCCTCGTCTGGAAAGCAAAAGGTCTGAATCGGCATCTTATTGCTTTTGGTGACAGCCCGATCAGTGAAAAAGGACTGCTGAATGGGCAGCTGTCAGCCGTCATTTCGCAAAATGAGCGGGTGTGGGGAACAGAAATCATCGAAGCACTACTCCGTGCAGCTGAAGGAATTCAAATCGAGGAATTCACGGATACAGGAATAACGGAAATTACAGAGGCAAACCAGAACCAATAG
- a CDS encoding response regulator yields the protein MMIVDDEIGIRENIRNGVDWEKEGFHYCGDAPDGELALPLIEEWAPDILITDIKMPFMNGLELASIVRGQKPGIKIIIMSGHDEFSYAQEAIRLGVTEYCLKPVSGADLLHILHQVSQKIDEEQQQLTSLTMTKERLLADLCGGLIGTTDAIDSAKRLSLPLSAKVYTIAIVDIRTQDDAQHPELLLNKVRRVLEDICGTHVELLPYIRSRTELVLLLKSNAEDRITAYLEQLRGQVRVELEQQFHCSITIGIGSNQERLQGIHVSYLEADEDKYFARLTQQNKASLRELHLDEKTHILLDRSRFLDFLKIGDPHLVHSFIQEFAAPLQSIDWNSSSYGFYLLNDLTLESFRLANQLFRTSANPDENIRNLQQIIQRISNWESCTQYLCSLLNLLWQWRAESSGKYSDVIDQVKAYVSQHYNNEQVSLKMISAHVRISPSHLSKIFSQETSQTITEYLTQVRIGRAKELLKTTNNKTFEIAYQVGYNDPHYFSNIFKKTTGFTPKEYRTQGATVFKEPQSDQRKESVL from the coding sequence GTGATGATTGTCGATGACGAAATCGGTATTCGTGAAAACATACGTAACGGCGTGGATTGGGAAAAGGAAGGTTTTCACTATTGCGGAGATGCACCGGATGGGGAACTTGCCCTGCCTTTAATCGAAGAATGGGCACCTGATATTCTCATTACCGACATCAAAATGCCGTTTATGAACGGGTTAGAGCTGGCCTCCATCGTCCGGGGGCAGAAGCCAGGGATCAAGATTATTATTATGAGCGGTCATGATGAATTCAGTTATGCTCAAGAGGCCATCCGCCTGGGGGTCACCGAATATTGTCTAAAACCCGTCAGCGGGGCAGATCTTCTTCACATTTTGCATCAAGTCAGCCAAAAAATCGATGAAGAGCAGCAGCAGCTGACAAGCCTCACGATGACCAAAGAAAGGCTGCTTGCCGATCTATGCGGCGGACTTATAGGTACAACCGATGCCATCGATTCAGCCAAGCGGCTTTCGCTCCCTCTTTCAGCCAAAGTCTACACCATCGCTATTGTGGATATCAGAACGCAGGATGATGCTCAGCATCCGGAGCTGTTATTGAATAAAGTACGGCGTGTCCTTGAGGACATCTGCGGCACTCATGTCGAACTTCTTCCTTACATTCGGAGCCGAACCGAGCTGGTGCTGCTGCTCAAATCCAATGCGGAGGATCGGATCACGGCTTATCTGGAACAGCTCCGAGGGCAGGTACGCGTGGAACTGGAACAGCAGTTCCACTGCAGCATCACTATCGGTATTGGCAGTAATCAGGAGCGTCTGCAGGGGATTCATGTTTCGTACCTGGAGGCGGATGAAGACAAGTATTTTGCCCGTCTGACCCAGCAGAACAAAGCTTCGCTCCGTGAACTTCATCTGGATGAGAAAACCCATATTTTGCTTGATCGCAGTCGATTTCTTGATTTTCTGAAGATTGGCGACCCGCATTTGGTGCACAGCTTTATACAAGAATTCGCTGCTCCATTACAGTCGATTGACTGGAATTCCTCATCCTATGGCTTCTATCTGTTAAATGATCTAACCCTTGAGTCTTTTCGACTCGCAAATCAGCTGTTTCGAACGAGTGCCAACCCAGACGAAAATATCCGGAATCTGCAGCAGATCATTCAGAGGATTTCAAACTGGGAAAGCTGTACGCAGTATCTATGCTCACTGTTGAATCTATTATGGCAGTGGAGAGCCGAATCCTCTGGTAAATACAGTGATGTCATTGATCAAGTCAAAGCATATGTCTCGCAGCATTATAATAACGAGCAGGTGTCGTTAAAGATGATTTCTGCACATGTACGCATCAGCCCTAGTCATCTCAGTAAAATTTTCAGCCAGGAAACCAGTCAGACAATCACAGAGTACTTAACTCAGGTAAGAATCGGCAGGGCCAAGGAACTGCTGAAAACAACGAACAACAAGACCTTTGAGATTGCTTATCAGGTTGGCTATAATGATCCGCACTATTTCTCGAATATATTCAAAAAAACAACGGGATTTACGCCGAAAGAATACCGCACGCAGGGGGCAACCGTATTCAAGGAACCACAATCAGATCAGAGAAAAGAGTCCGTGTTATGA
- a CDS encoding ABC transporter permease, with protein sequence MISRMRKHHLFWPLCMLGLLLLFNLIYSPDFFSLVMREGNLYGSLIDILNFGAPLILVSIGMTLVIATGGIDLSVGSIVAISGAMACMTISKGTDQSSFWLVLSALALSIGLSIVLGVWNGALVSAARIQPIIATLILMVAGRGIAQLITSGQIITVSNEQYRYIGAGSLAALPFSIFIVLTVLLIAVLLTRKTALGLFIESVGNNARASQLAGIRSKTVILAVYVFCGLCAGIAGLILSSNVSSADGNNAGLWYELDAILAVVIGGTSLNGGRFYLMGTVVGALIIQTLTTTIYMIGVPPEVTLVVKAFVVLAVCLIQSDAFRKSMADRLKKRKFPAEQGVNRHVS encoded by the coding sequence ATGATCAGCAGAATGCGAAAACATCATTTGTTTTGGCCGCTGTGTATGCTTGGTTTACTTTTATTGTTTAACTTGATCTATTCGCCCGATTTTTTCTCGCTTGTGATGCGTGAAGGCAATCTGTACGGCAGTTTAATCGATATTCTTAATTTTGGAGCACCGCTGATCCTGGTATCGATCGGAATGACCTTGGTGATTGCAACTGGCGGCATTGATCTGTCCGTAGGTTCCATTGTTGCCATCTCGGGTGCCATGGCTTGTATGACGATCAGCAAAGGAACAGATCAAAGCTCGTTCTGGCTCGTCCTGAGTGCTCTTGCTTTATCTATTGGTCTTTCCATTGTTTTGGGAGTATGGAACGGGGCACTGGTATCGGCTGCCCGGATTCAGCCCATTATCGCCACGCTGATTCTGATGGTAGCTGGACGCGGTATAGCCCAATTGATCACAAGCGGACAGATTATTACAGTGTCCAATGAACAGTACAGGTATATTGGCGCAGGTTCACTTGCTGCCCTGCCGTTTTCCATTTTCATCGTACTGACTGTGCTGCTCATTGCCGTGCTGCTGACTCGGAAAACAGCGCTTGGGCTGTTTATTGAGTCGGTCGGGAATAACGCACGTGCCAGCCAGTTGGCAGGCATTCGTTCCAAAACGGTCATTCTCGCCGTTTATGTGTTCTGCGGTCTCTGCGCCGGTATTGCAGGACTTATCCTCAGTTCCAACGTTTCGAGTGCAGACGGGAACAACGCGGGACTCTGGTATGAGCTGGACGCCATTCTGGCTGTCGTGATCGGCGGGACTTCGCTGAATGGGGGACGTTTCTACTTGATGGGCACGGTGGTTGGCGCACTGATTATCCAAACCTTAACCACAACGATTTATATGATTGGCGTACCGCCTGAGGTTACGCTGGTTGTCAAAGCTTTTGTTGTACTCGCCGTATGTTTAATTCAATCCGATGCTTTCCGCAAGTCCATGGCAGACCGACTGAAAAAGCGGAAGTTTCCAGCTGAACAAGGGGTGAATCGTCATGTATCTTAA
- a CDS encoding ABC transporter substrate-binding protein, with protein MTLGFSQVGAESGWRSANTKSIQDSAKEAGYDLKFSDAQQKQENQIKALRSFIQQKVTVIAFSPVVESGWDTVLKEAKDAGIPVILTDRAVDSPDKSLYKTFIGSDFVEEGRKAGQWLSDQYKDTQEEINIVELQGTTGSAPANDRQEGFMEVIGSNPKLKVIASQTGDFTRAKGKEVMQAFLKAHKKIDVLYAHNDDMALGAIQAIEAAGLKPGVDITIISVDAVKDGMQAAADGKINFIVECNPLLGPQLMEAVQAVVDGKEIEARIVTDETTFTSEQAKEALPTREY; from the coding sequence ATCACACTCGGTTTCAGCCAGGTTGGTGCGGAGAGCGGCTGGCGTTCAGCGAACACCAAATCGATTCAGGATTCAGCCAAAGAAGCCGGTTATGATCTGAAGTTCTCGGACGCGCAGCAGAAGCAGGAAAATCAGATTAAAGCACTGCGTTCCTTTATTCAGCAGAAAGTGACGGTTATTGCGTTCTCTCCTGTGGTCGAGTCTGGTTGGGATACGGTCTTAAAAGAAGCTAAGGATGCAGGTATCCCTGTCATTCTGACAGACCGGGCTGTGGATTCACCGGATAAATCGCTGTACAAGACGTTTATCGGTTCTGACTTTGTAGAAGAAGGACGCAAAGCGGGACAGTGGCTGAGCGATCAATATAAGGATACACAGGAAGAGATCAATATCGTTGAACTGCAGGGGACAACGGGTTCTGCACCTGCGAACGATCGGCAGGAAGGTTTTATGGAGGTCATCGGTTCCAACCCTAAACTGAAAGTCATTGCCTCACAAACGGGTGACTTTACCCGTGCAAAAGGTAAAGAGGTCATGCAGGCCTTCCTTAAAGCCCATAAAAAAATCGATGTGCTTTATGCACATAATGACGATATGGCGCTGGGTGCAATTCAAGCAATTGAAGCTGCAGGATTGAAGCCGGGCGTAGACATTACCATTATCTCCGTCGATGCTGTGAAAGATGGCATGCAGGCAGCTGCCGATGGCAAAATCAATTTTATCGTGGAATGTAATCCACTTCTCGGACCTCAATTAATGGAAGCTGTTCAGGCCGTGGTGGACGGTAAAGAGATCGAAGCCCGCATCGTTACGGATGAAACGACCTTCACATCCGAGCAGGCCAAAGAAGCGCTCCCGACACGCGAATATTAA
- a CDS encoding sugar ABC transporter ATP-binding protein, with the protein MDAVHAPILQMTGITKRFPGVKALSNVSFRLFPGEIHALMGENGAGKSTLIKVLTGVYSIDEGSVTMDNHVLVISGPLEAQRAGISTVYQEVNLCPNLTVAENIFIGREPMKFGRINWKQMNHDAEKLLRERLNLVIDVKAPLQTYSVAVQQLIAIARALSISAKVLILDEPTSSLDKNEVQQLFHIMRKLKSEGLAILFVTHFLDQVYEMSDRLTVLRNGELEGEYTAAALPRMELVLKMIGKELEILEELPKQSGEGKPETEEGTDAGEVMITATGLGRKGAIEPFDLTIRKGEVVGLAGLLGSGRTEIARLIFGADRADEGRLLVAETGNTVKSPRHAIDQHIAFCSENRKTEGIIDDLTIRENIILAYQATRGWSKPISRKKQDELAEKYINLLQIHPKNPEQLIKNLSGGNQQKVLLARWLLMNPDLLILDEPTRGIDIGAKAEIQKLVLSLSKQGMGVLFISSELEEVIRVSDRVAVLRDRKKVKELTGEQIHQQQIMKAMAGG; encoded by the coding sequence ATGGATGCTGTGCATGCACCCATACTGCAAATGACAGGCATCACCAAGCGTTTTCCAGGAGTCAAGGCACTCTCGAACGTCAGCTTTCGTCTGTTTCCAGGAGAGATTCATGCGCTGATGGGCGAAAATGGAGCTGGAAAGTCAACGCTGATCAAAGTGCTTACAGGCGTGTACTCGATAGACGAAGGCTCGGTGACCATGGACAATCATGTCCTTGTGATATCCGGGCCGCTTGAAGCTCAAAGAGCGGGAATCAGCACGGTGTATCAAGAGGTGAATCTCTGTCCGAACTTGACGGTGGCAGAGAATATTTTTATCGGGCGCGAGCCGATGAAGTTCGGCAGAATCAACTGGAAACAGATGAACCACGATGCGGAGAAACTTTTGCGGGAAAGATTAAATCTCGTAATTGATGTGAAGGCGCCTCTGCAGACGTATTCGGTAGCAGTACAGCAGCTCATCGCGATTGCAAGAGCGCTGAGTATATCCGCCAAAGTACTTATACTGGATGAACCGACATCCAGTCTGGATAAAAATGAAGTGCAGCAGCTGTTCCACATTATGCGCAAGCTGAAGAGTGAAGGGCTGGCTATTCTGTTTGTGACTCACTTTCTCGATCAGGTATACGAAATGTCCGACCGTCTGACCGTACTTCGCAATGGGGAGCTTGAAGGCGAGTACACTGCCGCAGCGCTGCCGCGTATGGAGCTCGTGCTCAAGATGATCGGCAAAGAGCTTGAGATTCTGGAGGAACTCCCCAAACAGTCGGGTGAAGGGAAACCGGAGACAGAGGAGGGCACAGACGCGGGTGAAGTCATGATCACGGCGACTGGACTGGGACGAAAAGGTGCCATAGAGCCGTTTGATCTGACAATTCGTAAGGGTGAAGTTGTGGGACTGGCAGGTTTGCTCGGTTCCGGTCGAACGGAAATCGCTCGTCTTATCTTTGGCGCAGATCGTGCGGATGAAGGCAGGCTGCTCGTCGCCGAGACCGGAAATACAGTAAAGTCGCCGCGGCATGCCATTGATCAGCACATTGCTTTCTGCTCGGAGAATCGCAAAACGGAAGGCATTATCGACGACTTGACGATCAGGGAAAACATTATTCTTGCGTATCAGGCGACACGGGGCTGGTCCAAACCGATTTCTCGTAAAAAGCAGGATGAATTGGCTGAGAAATATATCAACCTGCTGCAGATTCATCCTAAGAACCCGGAACAGCTGATCAAAAACCTGAGTGGCGGCAACCAGCAAAAAGTACTGCTTGCACGTTGGTTATTGATGAACCCTGATCTGTTGATTCTTGATGAGCCCACACGCGGCATTGATATCGGAGCGAAGGCGGAAATACAGAAGCTGGTGCTTTCACTATCAAAGCAGGGGATGGGTGTACTGTTCATCTCCTCGGAGCTGGAGGAAGTGATCCGGGTCAGTGATCGGGTAGCTGTACTGCGAGACCGGAAGAAAGTAAAGGAACTCACCGGAGAACAGATCCATCAGCAGCAAATTATGAAAGCGATGGCAGGAGGTTGA